The genomic window CGCTTGCGTGTGTCGGCTGTTGGCCGTTCCGAGTGGAGGACATCGACGAAGCCATCGCGGGCCGAAAGGTCGTCTCCGTCGGCGACGGGCGGGTGATGCTCAACTGCTGGGTCGGCGGGACGGGGTTTCTGATGAAGCAGGAAGCCGTCGAGGCGGCCGGGCTGCTCGATGAGGGCGAATCGTTCCCCGCGTACTGCGTGCGATTGTGCAAGCTCGGCTTCCGTCACGGTTGGCGTTGGCCGGTGATCGCGATGGGGAACTTCGACGACCCGCGCGACGAGAACGCCGGCATCCGCACCGACGCCGACTTCGCGGCACGCCCGTCCCTCTCGATGAAGTCGCACGGCGTTCACGGCGTCGCCGACCTGATCGCCTACACCAGGAAACTCGCGCTGGACGTGCAGAAAGCCGACCCGGACTGGCGTCGGCACGTCGGTTGGCGCGGGAAGTTACACAACGTCGGTCGCCGGGTTCGCCGGGCCCGAGCGAGGTTACTCAGCCATGCCTGACACGCCGCTGGTTTCCATTCTGATGTGCGCGTACAACGCCGGCGACTACCTGAGCCCGGCGCTGCAGAGCGTGCTGTCGCAGTCGTGGCCGAACTTCGAGGTGGTCGTGATCGACGACGGCAGCACCGACGGCTCGATCGGTACCGCCCCGGAACTGTCCGATAAACGCGTCCGGCTCGTCCGCCAGGAAAACACCGGCCGACCGATCGCGCTCAACCGGGGGCTCGCACTCTGTCGGGGTGAGTTGATCGCATTCCAGGACGCCGATGATCTGGCCGAGCCGACGCGGATCGCCAATCAGGCCGCGGTGATGCGTGACGAGCCGGACTTGGTCGCGGCCTTCTGCGGGCACTATCTGCTCATCGGTGACCGGCGGGTCGCGCCGCGCTATCCGGCCAAGGACCGGGTGGCCTGCGCCACCGATATCGAGGCATTCCACATGCCCGCCCACGACCCGACCGGCATGTGGCGGAAATCGCTCATTGCCGGCGAGACTTATGACCCGGACCTGCGCATCGCTCACGCGGTGGACTACATCACCCGGCTCGGCGAACGTTATCCGATGCGGGTCGTCGGCGAACCGCTCTACGGGTATCGCGTGCATGTGAGCAGCTTGACGCAGACCGATCCCAAGCGGCGGATGCACGAACTCGACACGATCTTTCGTCGTGCTTG from Planctomycetota bacterium includes these protein-coding regions:
- a CDS encoding glycosyltransferase family A protein, producing the protein MPDTPLVSILMCAYNAGDYLSPALQSVLSQSWPNFEVVVIDDGSTDGSIGTAPELSDKRVRLVRQENTGRPIALNRGLALCRGELIAFQDADDLAEPTRIANQAAVMRDEPDLVAAFCGHYLLIGDRRVAPRYPAKDRVACATDIEAFHMPAHDPTGMWRKSLIAGETYDPDLRIAHAVDYITRLGERYPMRVVGEPLYGYRVHVSSLTQTDPKRRMHELDTIFRRACARRGVDPEALGGEARNVGKTGKRRNKDNNLAGHFIESVHEQRDRGLRGSAIWSALRCSLLAPVDAHYQKALAYALMPEFLRQRLRGRAARNSLVAH